TGAGATTTTGTTGTGTTTGAGGTAATGGTAAGGATGGGGTACTCATTGTACCTTTAaggggttaaaaaagcggttttggcgCCTCTTAGCGTGTTCAggctcaaaaggtccacagcagGAGCTTTTttggtaccttttagggtataGAGCTGAAAAATGGGCAGAGAGGTTTTGTTGATATTGGGCTGCTCCCCATCTTGCATCCTGCGAAGGGCGGTTTTGTTTAGTCTCAATAAAGCCTCTGCCTGTGACAAACAGTTAGTTTCAGTGTCTTCTGTTTAGTGTTCAGTTTTGGATGTTAGGAGGGAAATTGTCTGGGAAATGGATTGTATTCAAAACAATGCCAACAGACTTCAAACAAACCTGTTTTTCACAAGCCAGTAGTCTTGACCATATTCACTTCCATAGCCCACAACAAGAACTCCATGATCCAAATTTGTGCTGCTGCACGCTGGTTCGTCATACACGCCTGTGCGATAAAACTGAAAGGACATGTGGCTAGCATCAATTGCCACTGATATAGGACCCACAGAACCAGATGCTGCCTTGAGCAAGGTTTCATTACCAGATGGGATATCCACAAAACCAGTGACAGAAGCACCCACATCAGATGCATTGAAATGGCATCTTTCTAcctagaaaagaaaaaagagaccacttttaaaacttcattTCAAATGCTAAGTGAAAAGAAATGTCACTCCACTTTTGACAAGTTTTGATTCTCACCACGCCTTCATACGGGTAGCTCGCTTCAGTATCAATTCCATCATTGCTCCTGATGTACTTAAAAGCATTGTCCATCAGACCTCCTTGGCAACCTTGATTTCCATAAGAAGTTGAACAGTCCACTAGATTTTGTTCACTAAGAGACACCAGTTTGCCAGTTTTCCTGAAGTTTTGTCCCTCCAGAGATCCAGTCTGCATTTAATACAAAGTACTTTAATTTTCATTATTAgatggctagtgtttctggccgatataatgcgtgctgtgattggctaagagcagctaagcACTAAAGCATTATTCTCCTGTAAATTTaaggttattattatttgcCATACCCAGGTAAAAATCCAACGTTGGATCCCTTCTTTCAACAGGACCTTGACAGGATCTTGAGCTTAAATGCTCCATGTACACGAGATCCTGTACAAGATCTTACATAAGATCTCATAGGATCTTAAACATGATCGTATAGGTTCCTGTAATATCCTGTAAGTTGTGAGGAATGGCAAATAAATAAAGAGACAACATATAACTTTGATGTGGTGTGTTCATATTTTCTTCCATAAAACTTGAGATTACTTTGCTCATTTCACATTTCCTGGTTTGCAAAGAACAGGAGAGAACCGTGTAGTCGGAAATGTATGTATGGACTCTAATCGAATTCTGTCATGGGCAGCAAGATCATACTGCCCATGTGGTTTGTCCACCTATATTCATAGGATTGTCATTAGGTAATCACATGAAAAGCTTGTTTACAACGAAGGCTTAATCAATCTTGTGGCTCAACTGTATTGAAGAAAAAATCTTGAATGAGATTAAGAGATGTGATTAAAAAACTATCAtctttattatcatcatcatcattattattattactattattattattattattattattatatataatattttatcccatgatactGTCAGGTCATCCCTTGGGGACAAAGGGATGGCAAATTGGTACATGTatatggaggtatatctataacaaaatttaaaataaaattgtccaaatcatgaatgcatcaatccaaaaCTGACTGGCAACAAGCCGATTTTGCAAAcggccatcacggaaagaggcataaTGCAGAGAGGCATAACACAAAGAGGCATAATGCAAATAGCTttaacgcaaatagccataatgCAAGTAGGCACCATGCAAAAAGGCATGATGCAAAGACGCATAATGCAAATGGCCATAGCGCAAAAAGGATAAGGCAATGAGGCATAACGCAGAGGCATAActtaaacaggaagaaaaagtttGATAGCGATTATATGTTCTTTCGCTTGAAAAATCAGTTGATGTTTTTTTTAGAGCTGAAATTATTTACGGAGAACAAAGCTAGTCTCCATTCTTCAACCGGCCTTTGTGTTATGGCTATTTTACGTTATTCTTTTTGCATTACGAGTAATTGCATTATGCCTCTTTGAGTTATTCCTCTTTACGTTATGGCTGTTTGCATTATGGCTATTTGTGTTATGGCTGTTTGCattatgcctttttgcgttatggctatttttgttatgcctctttgcgttatgcctctctgTATTATGCCTCTTTCtgtgatggccatttgcagaatcggcttgttgccattcagctttggacTGATGCATTCAtaatttggacgattttatttcaaatactgatcattgaattttgtcatagatatacctccataaATGTACACCACCAATGTCATCAGGAATCATATCCTTGTTGATGGCTAATTGCCAAAGGTAATAGTGGGTTAGGTTTGTACTGGTTCTGTACACTGCCCCAAAGGTGTAGTGTACAGAACCAGTAACAATATTCTCAATTTTCTCCTGACATGTCAAATCCAACAATGTCACTTATTCCAATGGAGTGGCTGAAACAGGTATTTTCCTGTCGGTCATGTATTGGGATTCAAGGAGGACATCTAGTTTATTAGTTACCGGTAGGCGCTCATATTGGTAACGCAAAGGGGATCCAGATTGATGATTAATTAAGATCTGAAGAGAGTAAATATATAACTGGCACTCTTGGGAGGGAAGAACGTGACTGACCGTGCTAAAGGCCCAACATGATCCACAATGTCCTTGGTTTTTTACGGGAGTCACATATCCTGCTTCTCTCCAATCAACACTTGCTGGAAGCTTGAGATTTGATGGTGGGAGAAATGTAGTAGCCTTTTCCTCAGAATCCTCAAATTTTGTTGTCATCTTATATCCATTGAGCATCTGTTTCATCTCTTGTGATGTCTTTAAAAGAGAGACCAAAGGTATTCAAATAAATCCAAATTTGAGACACTAAATCACCAGAAAAGAAGACATTTAAGCTTGTATATGTATGTAAATAATGTTGAGAGTAACTTTGGCCACATGGTGATTGGCTCCATCTAACAGAACTACAGAAAATCACATTGAATCAGTCTTAtcatcaaataactgtacaaaACAGCATGGTATTTTCCCTCATTCATTCAAAACTTGAACGTACTCCACAATGTTAAACCCCTTCCAGAATGGATGTGGATTCTCCACATCCAAATCCTGTAACACAAAGTGGGTTTGTCTTTGGTAATCCCTGATTCACCTATTTGTGTGTTGCTTGCTCTGAGTTCAAGATTTCTCAGTATTTGATTTCAAGCATTTACTCCTCTGATCACTGCTTGCAAGTTGTATTTGAGTACATCTATAATTGTCTTAAAAATGCATTAGGCACATAGCCATCGAGTGCCAAGTGTTTCTTAAATGCAGTCGATGTCAAACCCACATGGCTATCTGATTACCAGTTTGGATGACTTAGTTACCTACCGTAACTAGTATCAAGATTTTCATAGTTTTGCTGTAGCTTACACTATGAGCACTAATATTATTCCGAGTATACTGAATTCATCAGCGAAAATATAACTATCTAGTTCTTTCATTAACCCCACCTGAAATTCACCATGTCCTTTATTCAGTAGTTACATATGTACAATGTATGTCAACTATCAATCATATCCTACCATATCTCCAAGATGATTCATAGCCAATTTATAATTGTGGACGTCATTGTGAGAGACGATTCTTTTGAGGTTGTCTTGCCAAATGAAATTGCGCACTCTCTCTTCCCCAACATCACCATAGCTTTTTCTGTGAAAAGATTTCCATGCTTTCCAGTTTGGATCTTTGAGAGGATCATCATATACATGTAGCTGGGCAGGCCAGGCAGCAGCAACTGAGAGGCAGAACGTGAGAAAAACTATGCACTGCATGATGAACCTGATATGAAATAACAGAACAGAATATGATGTGTTAATTTAACATAAAGGATGGTTGACCTTTTAGAAGAAAACTTATTTTCAGTTGATTTGAATAATCAAGGTTTTCAAGATTACTGCTGTCAAACTATTTTGGAGAATGTACACAGTAATTTGACCCTTGCTGCACTTTACAGTACCTTTGACCTGTCGACACCAACAATCCTGTTGATACATTAAACCAGTGTTTTGAGGTGATAAAAAAGGTTGGAGAAACAAACCATTGTAAAACTTCACGACACACCTTGAGCTTCCTGCCCATCATCAGTggacaaaaaataatttgttgcAGGCATAACAGTTAAAGGGACACttgtttttttcaagattattgTTTTGGCAATTTGCAGTAAATTTTTGATGATGCTTGTCCtccttactttttttcttgtcatgctttttggcacttccataaagaaatattggtagaagaaaatactcaatatttttgcattttacttTTGCAACTTTAAGTTTGCAATTAGTTCAGTTTACTTTTAGTTTGCAGTTTTAGTTTCCAACTTTTTTACCACAAAACATTAACGATGCTggtctacaatcttggacaggataaaatggaacagaaatgcccccatCCCCCATAATCAAAGATGAAGCTGCACGAAGGCCATGATGAGCCATTTCCCATCATTGATTTTggtctcaattttccatttaatttggtagttcccagtccttgtgagacagccATACAAAatacagggcttctgataggatgcggaaaaaaattaaagattatgcggaaatttttggccatattatgcgtaaacatgcgtaattatgcggaggattgcggaggatgcggattttagggaattatgcggatccgcatcgccgcatcctgtcagatgccatgaaaATATGTTCAAaggtttttgaaataaaaagttcTTTCTAGCCTTTACACATGAGAAATAATCAGTAAAACGTCTAACATTTTCTGACAGAGAGTTAATTAAAAGATCTTGCAGTGTAATGCGCAGCACGGGTTTGAGTTCTGTTCTGTCTGTACATACAAGCATATCTCTCAAGGATCACGACGAGAGATGAGAATCGCGTGACCGTGGATGTTAGAAATTCAGAACTAAACAAATAAATTGTATAAATGGCAAGTATTCTCAGTATTCTCATATTCTTTAGTACCTTTTCTGGATTGTAGTCTCCTATATTTATAGCcctttcaaaattttaaagtcGTCGGCTAACAATCAATGTAAAAACTCTCTCAGCTTTTGAAATACATAGAGTAAATACAATCACACCGGCTGacattgaacatttttacgTCCTTGAAAATTAAACTCGTCATCAAAAAAATCGAATGCAAGATATCAACGAACATTGATATCACGAACCTTTGCATTAGATCGCACCTGCGGACGTTAAACAACCGATTGTTTACATATTTTAAAACGCTGTTATTTGAAAAAGATCGCCCAAATACTTTAAAGATTCTCACCAGACTGTAAACACTCACCTAAGAAAATCCTTCCAAAGACAACGACCATAAACTCGTTAAAGCTAAATAACGTTTCACAATTGAATGAAAGAACGTGCGATGGACCTTTCACAAACTTCCTTCACTTAACTCATGCGGTTTCATGAGGCCGGCATCCTTCATCTCTGCTCTCTTTACGATTGGCTAATTACATTTTCGcgtattctgattggctaatcatCCACTGCATCAGACAGTCAGTCAAGTCACAAGACTCTCACAAGATTTTTCCCGCGGTTATTGggcactatcaaaaataccataatactctttgtttgtccccacaaaattttgcacaagcattgtttttcttacaagggtcccaagagaaactagaaataatacttatgcaaaattttgggggaacaaacaaagagtattatcaaTGAACGAAgtgatgtatgaaatgaatcatttactgaactgcggatatgaaatcaatgaTCCCGCTCGCAGTtgtggacgcaattttagcaattacgtagaagaagcctgaaaaatttatattcaggatttcaacggatTTCACAAACTTCCCTTTACTCTACTCATGCGGAAGATTGTTCTCATGCGGCCGGCTTCCCTCATCTCTGGCCTCTTTACGATTGGCTGATTACATTTTTGcgtattctgattggctaatcaaCCATTGCATCAGACAATCAGTCAAGTCACAAGTCTCTCACAAGATTTTTCCCGCGCGTATTAggcactatcaaaaataccataatactctttgtttgtccccacaaaattttgcacaagcattgtttttcttacaagggtcccaagagaaactagaaataatacttatgcaaaattttgggggaacaaacaaagagtattatcaaTGAACGAAGTGatgtatgaaataaatcatttactgaactgcggatatgaaatcaatgaTCCCGCTCGCAGTtgtggacgcaattttagcaattacgtagaagaagcctgaaaaatttatattcaggatttcaacggatTTCACAAACTTCCCTTTACTCTACTCATGCGGAAGATTGTTCTCATGCGGCCGGCTTCCCTCATCTCTGGTCTCTTTACGATTGGCTGATTACATTTTTGcgtattctgattggctaatcaaCCATTGCATCAGACAATCAGTCAAGTCACAAGTCTCTCACAAGATTTTTCCCGCGCGTATTAggcactatcaaaaataccataatactctttgtttgtccccacaaaattttgcacaagcattgtttttcttacatgggtcccaagagaaactagaaataatacttatgcaaaattttgggggaacaaacaaagagtattatcaaTGAACGAAGTGatgtatgaaataaatcatttactgaactgcggatatgaaatcaatgaTCCCGCTCGCAGTtgtggacgcaattttagcaattacgtagaagaagcctgaaaaatttatattcaggatttcaacggatTTCACAAACTTCCCTTTACTCTACTCATGCGGAAGATTGTTCTCATGCGGCCGCCTTCCCTCATCTCTGGCCTCTTTACGATTGGCTGATTACATTTTGcgtattctgattggctaatcaaCCATTGCATCAGACAATCAGTCAAGTCACAAGTCTCTCACAAGATTTTTCCCACGCGTATTAggcactatcaaaaataccataatactctttgtttgtccccacaaaattttgcacaagcattgtttttctCACAAGGTGCCCAAGAGAAActagaaacaatgcttatgcaaaattttggaggaacaaacaaagagtattatcaaTGAACGAAgtgatgtatgaaatgaatcatttactgaactgcggatatgaaatcaatgaTCCCGCTCGCAGTtgtggacgcaattttagcaattgcgtagagaagcctgaaaaattcaggatttcaacggatTTCACAAACTTTCCTTCACTCTACTCATGCGGAATTGTTCTCATGCGGCCGGCTTCCCTCATCTCTGGTCTCTTTACTATTGGCTGATTACATTTTTGcgtattctgattggctaatcaaCCATTGCATCAGACAATTAGTCAAGTCACAAGTCTCTCACAAGATTTTTCCCGCGCGTATTAggcactatcaaaaataccataatactctttgtttgtccccacaaaattttgcacaagcattgtttttcttacaagggtcccaagagaaactagaaacaatacttatgcaaaattttgggggaacaaacaaagagtattatcaaTGAACGAAgtgatgtatgaaatgaatcatttaCTGAAAtcaatgatcctcgcagttgtggacgcaattttagcaattgcgtagagaagcctgaaaaatcaaCTGAGctaatgttcctgtgaggaatgaatcaatgaacgaaatgatatatgaattgaATCAGAGGCATTTCAgtatatgattaatttcatacatcatttcgttcattgattcatttctcacggAAACATTAGAGCCCACtgaatgaccagctcccaacgtcagtggcttcatagctcagttggttagagcgtcgcaccggtatcgcgaggccacgagttcaaaccccgtcAGTGAAGTCCTGAATGAGAATCATACCTTTACTTGaaagagtattgtggtatttttgatagtggctaattTTTTGTCGACGTCATTATTAACAAAGACGTTCTTACACCGCCAACGATCATTTACTGGTAACATTCAAATATTCAGTTTCATTTGATTGAATTAGTTGCCAGTGATCGTGATGCGTGGATAAagagaaaagtttgaaatttggtGGTGTTAGAACACCCCAGTTTCGCCCTAAGTAAAGGAATTCAGATGGCCCTTGGATTCCAGATCCCATGTAACGAAATTCCGTATTCCGAACAGTGGATCCCGGATCTGGAGTCGTGGATTCAAAGGTTCCACCGAAATAAATTCTACATTTCATAGAAATTTCAGGATCCTGGATTCCATACAATGGACTCCGGATTCCACgctctggattccggattccaaagcctcacATTTGCTAGATTCCGGATCCTTCACGTCGGGCAGAGAAATGAAGGCAAGCATGCAAGATCCCCTTACAAAATTTAGACATGCACTTTAAACAAGCGGTTATTTAATTCCGGCAACTTTCCTTTCGGACATTCAACATTCAATCCAGACATTCAATCCGAACATTCAATGCCAACATTCAATCCAAACAtgaaattcaaacattcaatctCAAcattcaattcaaacattcaattgaaTAGTCAGTTGCAGGCTGGCTGACAGATGACTTATTGGATATTGCTACAGATTAGTTGATTGAAGGTGTAACAGTCTGTCTTTACAAGGTGTTGCCCTTCAAAGTAACTGCAAGTTCGGTGAACATATAAGACTGAAATTAGTCAAAGCAAACAGATGTTTGCATGTATTAAGGTATCTTAGAAAGGAGCAATACTCTCAAGGAGAGATAGAACATTTATTTAAGTCCTTAGTTCTACCGAATTTTACATATTGCCTTTCTGTGTATGGAGCGTCAGAATCAGATTTGAATATTATACAACATTTTTTAGATCGTCGCCACAAGCACCGGCCACTTTGTATTTTTCCCGCTGCTATTAAGGACCTTTTATGTAGACAGGACTGTAAGATTTTAAAGGCTATTGCCTCTGTAGATAACCATCCGCTGGGCTCGTACTTACCACGAAAAATGAAGAATAAATATAATCTGTGTAAATAACAGTGTGCCCGCCCCaaggttaataattaacaattagacccgtagccctctCGGGCTAGAAAGGGAATGCAGTGTTCTTCAGTAGGTTTGTCAGTGGGAGGTATACGAAAAGGGTACCAATTGTCAATAAAAGATATACGAAAGGGGTAttgttaaaaatagatttgacatAAAGAAGCATACATTACGTGTGACGGGAAGAAAGTCACATGTAAAGAATTAAGGACTCAGTCTGAGTTTTTTGGTCGATCGTCGAATCGCTTCGAGGGTTAAGTTGAGTattgagttttagatttcaaccgTGCTTAAGGCCTGAAACCGTCGAGTGAAGTGTTCATtcgtatggaaaattgtaaagagatcattcaccagaaaatgaattaaatataccaaAAAGATTCATTACAGGTATCTTTTCTGCCcaaaatggtatataaaaggATAAGGGGTCGgacatcctcggagacccaggggcagtcagtcgagacgcGACGAGAATCCggactggcgtaaagttttccagtcccgattctcgttgcgtctcgactgactgcccctgggtctccgaggatggggGTCGGACCTCGGGGCGGAGCCTCCccgtgttaatttttttttagtccagagttttgaagcaagcaaccgtggacaattttcctgtcggtgtacgttggatcagtggcttgatctgatcggcgtaattacaagttgagaaactaaatattttaagcaagagcagatacaacgtagatttgatatTTTAGAGGTGTACtaaacatgcaattaattcctatcgaaaaaatatgttataacagagactcgatccgtaaggccagagaagcttttttaatttcaaaaggcagaacaattgatcccaacggtcttaatatccgcgaagaaagtcaaacgtattagatttcattttattatttagagtcatttccgttatttttccgttactcttagtatttgaattcaaattcgttgtaactgccatgttttatcacattttttccagtattatgtcaaatccatttactatataaaATTGCTCACTAGTAAAATCACTAGTTGCTCACTAGTAAAATCCATGGCGAAAAAGTCGTGTTCCTTGGATCCCATCCCTGGACAAAAGGCAGAAGGCTCACTAGTAAAATCCATGGCGAAAAAGTCGTGTTCCTTGGATCCCATCCCTGGACCTCTGATGACGGATTGTTTTTCCGTCCTCTTGCCTGTTTTTGTCAATATGATCAATCTGTTTTTCAAGGACGTCTTAGTGCCTGCCCTTTTCAAGGAAGCTGTTTTAGATCCTGTCATCAAGAAAGACTCATTAGACCATGAAATCTATCAGAACTACAGACCTATTTCAAATCTGCGCTTTGTGTCCAAAGCAACCGAGAAGGTAGTAGCTTCACGCCTCACTGACCACCTGGAGGATAATAATCTGCTTGAAATTTTTCAGTCAGCATACAAGAAGGAACACAGTACGGAGACAGCTCTTACGCGAATTAACAACGATCTACTTAGAGCGATCGACGACAATGCTTGTGTCATTCTTGTGCTTTTGGACCTCTCAGCGGCCTTTGACACTATTACTCACAcgaacagcggtgataaacattgtattccaacgcatttttataaaacttgacgtttcgtatgctagtcaacacacattttcaaaagtgaccgttacaatttttaaaaactatatatatatatcgtaaacaataggggtctggagcctagactgagaaaaatgatctgcagcagtacgtgtctagacataatgaaaagtaatagctaaaacagcaataacttctcactactaatatttacattaagggaaggctttagctcttgaatgaacaaagtctctttaactttacagtgaaagtcagtttttccggacgctaaaatgtcaaagtgatcccatttaatgtcgtggccagtggttttcacatgatcagcaatggctgagtggcctaagaacaagagtttatacgttACTCACACGACTTAAGTGTCGCTACGGTGTCAAAGGTAATGCCCTGGCCTGGATGCGTTCATATCTCTCAAATCGGTTCCAATACGTCCGGGTGGCAAATGATTGTTCTTCTAAACACAAGCTGGCCTGTGGTGTCCCACAGGGATCTGTGTTGGGACCAATTTTGCACTCTATGTACACTGCCCCGATTGCAGATGTCATCAAGCGTCACGGTATGGGGTTTCATTtctatgccgatgacacgcaGTTATACATGTCATTCAACCCTGTAGATGTTTTACAATCCAAATCATTAATTGAAAGGTGCATTCAAGATGTCCAACAATGGATGGTTGTGAACAAGCTTAAGCTCAATGGGGATAAGACGGAGCTCCTTGTCCTGACTGCTCGCCACCGTCCTCCACCTCCACTAGATTCAATCCTGATCGGAGCTGATATTATTGAAGCTAGCAAATCTGCCAAAAACATTGGTGTTTGGCTTGATAGTGTGCTTTCTATGGATgtacaaattaataatatctGTAAAACTGCCTTTTTCCACCTTCGTAAcatagctaaaattagaaagttTCTTTCGTACCGTCAGTGTGAAGTACTTATTCATGCTTTTATTTCGTCGAAGTTGGATCATTGTAACGCACTTTTATCTGGCCTACAGAAATCGCAAGTTAAAAGACTGCAATATGTACAAAATTCAGCTGCCCGCCTGCTGACATCCACTAGCAGATATGAACACGTTACTCCTGTACTTCGAAGcctacattggctgcctgtctCCGCCCGTATTGACTTTAAGATACTActtcttgtttttaaagtacTAAATGGTTTAGGTCCTCTGTATCTATGTGAACTGTTAGAACCGTACATTCCTAATAGAAACCTAAGATCTTCTAGGAAAAAACTTCTAATGGTACCTAAATGCAATCTTAAAACATATGGATATAGAGCGTTCTCTCACAGAGCTCCTACACTATGGAACGCCCTGCCAGACGATATTAGGCAAGTGGATCACATACAAACGTTTAAGTCTAAACTTAAAACCCATTTATTCAGGcagttgtagtttttgttttctttgatttttactaatttttattccattatctaattgattttatatttacattaccgttattgtaaagcgccgctGGATCTTTGAGAAGCGCTGCGCTATATAAGttatgtatttttattattattattattattattattattattattattattattattattatataagaaggctggtttggccagccgaaatataatACACCACTAAGatatcaaatctacgttgtatcgactcttgcttaaaatattaattttttttagtaccCTGTTCCCCCGGGGGTGTTGATTGAACCTAGACCCGCAGTGGAGAGAAAAGGCATATGACATTCTGGCCATTGGTCAGATGTGATGGTCATTTCTCAATGATTCTGTTAAACACGTGGCGAAACGAGTCCAGACATGGTCTTTTCATGTGACAGATATCTTCTGGTTACAAATACATAAGTTTATCACATTATATTTTACATCATTACattaaaaatgtgttaaaagGGATTAAGCTTTAAACGGTTTCACCCTTGATGACCAACTACGAGGTAGGTGGTTCCATTCAAGTACAGCTCTTTACAAGGAACGAGGGTTAGCTGACGGTTGTAGATGAAGTTACAGTTTGGCTACATTCTGAACTTTTATTCTGTAGCGGTTTACTACAAAACCTTTTTCCGCTTGTCACCGCTAATTGATACATCCATGTTGCTAGTTAAATGGAAAACACACACCTTTGTTCGTTTGAGGATATGATTGAAACCGAATCATAGAAAAGCAAAATTCttggttagcattattttttttgctacaaatttgaaacaaaattgaaagatCGTAAACTGTCTGAATAACGATGTAACAAGATTATCAGTTGATTAAAAGAACAAAGCCGAACGAGGTTGATCACGCCCTTGTTTTCGTATGGCGAAGAATTGGCGAGAAACTCTTCTTAAAACTAACGGTTgtcttaaaagaaaaagaacacaagaaaaattaaatgggAAGCGTATTTAAATTTTTTCTCAAGTCTCATGTAGTTGCTTTCAGTTCATTTCGAATCAACGCTCAGTGCAGTCAGTCACTGATTGactctttcatttatttcttcGACTGGTCTAATGGCTGTCAATCTTCTTGCCGCATAGTTCTTCAAGGCTCCATCACACTGCAGTTCCAGTGTGTAC
The genomic region above belongs to Montipora capricornis isolate CH-2021 chromosome 5, ASM3666992v2, whole genome shotgun sequence and contains:
- the LOC138049464 gene encoding cathepsin L-like, with translation MQCIVFLTFCLSVAAAWPAQLHVYDDPLKDPNWKAWKSFHRKSYGDVGEERVRNFIWQDNLKRIVSHNDVHNYKLAMNHLGDMTSQEMKQMLNGYKMTTKFEDSEEKATTFLPPSNLKLPASVDWREAGYVTPVKNQGHCGSCWAFSTTGSLEGQNFRKTGKLVSLSEQNLVDCSTSYGNQGCQGGLMDNAFKYIRSNDGIDTEASYPYEGVVERCHFNASDVGASVTGFVDIPSGNETLLKAASGSVGPISVAIDASHMSFQFYRTGVYDEPACSSTNLDHGVLVVGYGSEYGQDYWLVKNSWGPLWGDEGYIKIARNADNKCGVATAASYPLV